One Syntrophorhabdus sp. DNA segment encodes these proteins:
- a CDS encoding ATP-binding cassette domain-containing protein produces the protein MGTSGRFLAIEGLSKTFQNENESKTVLEGVDLELAFRDCLAIVGPSGCGKTTLLLAIAGLIPPTAGTITFREGPLADRERRIALVLQHYGLFPWKTVGDNITLGARLQHIDVPEKRLRSVKRELDIEGLDHLYPAQLSGGQRQRVALARALLLNPLLLLLDEPFAAIDTVTRERLQNNLLDVFAQRKFSFIIVTHNIEEAVFLGRRIVVLDGNARGIRTIMDNPGVGAAKYRNDPVFFERTTELRGILEGLE, from the coding sequence CCATCGAGGGACTAAGCAAGACCTTTCAGAATGAGAACGAGTCGAAGACGGTCCTCGAGGGGGTCGACCTCGAACTGGCCTTTCGCGACTGCCTTGCCATCGTCGGCCCTTCAGGATGCGGCAAAACAACTCTTCTGCTGGCCATCGCGGGACTCATACCGCCGACGGCAGGCACGATCACCTTTCGGGAAGGGCCGCTCGCCGACCGGGAACGCAGGATTGCCCTCGTCCTCCAACACTACGGACTCTTTCCCTGGAAGACCGTGGGTGACAATATCACGCTGGGGGCACGGCTCCAGCATATCGATGTGCCTGAAAAGAGACTGCGCTCCGTCAAGAGGGAACTCGATATCGAAGGACTTGACCACCTCTACCCGGCGCAGCTCAGCGGAGGCCAGCGCCAGCGTGTCGCGCTGGCAAGGGCGCTTCTTCTCAACCCCTTGCTTCTGCTTCTCGACGAACCCTTTGCCGCCATCGACACCGTCACGCGGGAGCGGCTCCAGAACAACCTCCTCGACGTCTTCGCCCAGCGGAAGTTCAGCTTCATCATCGTCACGCACAACATCGAAGAGGCGGTATTCCTGGGAAGGAGGATCGTCGTCCTCGACGGCAATGCCCGCGGGATAAGGACGATCATGGACAATCCCGGGGTGGGCGCCGCTAAATACCGGAACGACCCGGTCTTCTTCGAGCGCACCACCGAACTCAGGGGTATCCTGGAGGGTCTCGAATGA
- the ubiE gene encoding bifunctional demethylmenaquinone methyltransferase/2-methoxy-6-polyprenyl-1,4-benzoquinol methylase UbiE, producing the protein MEKPVDRKYPSVRAVSEAERIGMVKEMFSTITGRYDFLNHFLSLRRDIAWRRFTVKKMRFFKTMRFLDVACGTGDLSIDAAMRYGGISVTGADFVFEMLELGKVKVEKKGLDRRITLMQGDALELPFCDNSFDVVGIAFGIRNIPDRERALREMLRVVVPGGAVMVLEMTFIQNRLFKLFYHVYLNHILPRLARRFSPNPAAYHYLADSIMNFPQPDAFAAMMEKAGMVRVTKYPLTLGVTYLHVGIKPGEGTS; encoded by the coding sequence ATGGAAAAACCTGTAGACAGGAAATACCCATCGGTGCGCGCGGTGTCGGAAGCGGAGCGCATCGGCATGGTGAAGGAGATGTTCTCCACCATCACGGGCAGGTACGACTTTCTCAATCACTTCCTGAGCCTGCGCCGCGATATCGCCTGGCGCCGTTTCACCGTGAAAAAGATGCGTTTCTTCAAAACCATGCGGTTTCTCGATGTCGCCTGCGGCACCGGCGACCTTTCCATTGACGCGGCGATGAGATACGGCGGGATAAGCGTCACCGGCGCCGATTTCGTTTTCGAGATGCTGGAACTCGGGAAGGTGAAGGTCGAAAAAAAAGGGCTCGACCGTCGCATCACCCTCATGCAGGGCGACGCCCTGGAGCTTCCCTTTTGTGACAATTCCTTCGATGTCGTTGGCATCGCCTTCGGCATCAGGAACATCCCTGACCGTGAACGGGCCTTAAGGGAAATGCTGCGTGTAGTTGTGCCCGGAGGCGCCGTCATGGTCCTCGAGATGACCTTCATACAGAACCGTCTCTTCAAACTTTTCTACCACGTCTATCTCAACCACATCCTTCCCCGCCTTGCCAGGAGGTTCTCCCCCAATCCTGCCGCGTACCACTACCTTGCCGATTCGATCATGAACTTCCCCCAGCCCGACGCTTTTGCGGCCATGATGGAGAAAGCCGGCATGGTCAGGGTAACGAAGTATCCCCTCACT
- a CDS encoding ABC transporter permease, producing the protein MKRRAIGVYAATILFIYFAWYALSLMLGSNILPDPFRVFARGFEEIITTAFWVHVEASLLRLLAALFSAFILAVPAGLVLGSNERLDRLFAPLIYLGYPIPKVVLMPVIFVLFGLGDLGKIVLITMIIFFQLLITTRDSARKIDREITYSLRSLGGSRLDFFFHVVWPVSLPGIFTSLRIGVGTAVAVLFLVESIATSEGLGFYIIDSWGRADYATMFVGIIALSIIGIVMYEIFELLERKFCKWKNL; encoded by the coding sequence ATGAAGAGGCGGGCCATCGGCGTTTACGCGGCCACCATCCTCTTCATCTATTTCGCGTGGTACGCCCTTTCCCTCATGCTCGGCAGCAATATCCTTCCCGACCCTTTCCGGGTGTTCGCCCGGGGCTTTGAAGAGATAATCACGACCGCCTTCTGGGTCCACGTCGAGGCAAGTCTCCTGCGTCTCCTCGCGGCCCTCTTCTCTGCCTTTATTCTTGCCGTGCCCGCGGGTCTTGTCCTCGGCAGCAACGAAAGGCTCGACAGGCTCTTCGCTCCGCTGATCTACCTCGGCTATCCCATCCCCAAGGTGGTCCTGATGCCGGTCATCTTCGTCCTTTTCGGCCTCGGGGACCTGGGCAAGATCGTCCTCATCACGATGATCATATTCTTCCAGCTCCTCATCACCACCCGCGACAGCGCGCGCAAGATCGACCGGGAGATCACTTACTCGCTCAGGTCTCTGGGAGGAAGCAGGCTCGACTTCTTCTTCCATGTCGTCTGGCCCGTCAGCCTGCCCGGCATCTTCACGTCCCTTCGCATAGGCGTGGGAACAGCCGTGGCGGTCCTCTTTCTCGTCGAATCCATCGCGACGAGCGAGGGCCTCGGATTCTACATCATAGACTCTTGGGGACGCGCTGACTATGCCACCATGTTCGTGGGGATCATCGCCCTGTCGATCATCGGCATCGTCATGTACGAGATATTCGAGCTTCTTGAAAGGAAATTCTGCAAATGGAAAAACCTGTAG